A stretch of the Rosa rugosa chromosome 5, drRosRugo1.1, whole genome shotgun sequence genome encodes the following:
- the LOC133711743 gene encoding uncharacterized protein LOC133711743, whose protein sequence is MAGREVLRQGLRYQVGDGSLISLWHDPWLPLPSSFLPFSPIMEGTDDWMVADLIDEENREWLVGLLNELFTEGEVSKIAAIPLSLRQASDRLIWHFDSKGVYNVKSGYHTFFHSQKMVQKASTSSAIAGGHLRRYWTKIWYATVPPKVKIFIWRLLHGAIPTRSALSQRKVQLHDLNCVLCQSSIETVKHVFKDCDALQCFWRFSPLKLCARTHAAPSIKEWILDLLDVLTSEQVDLFFMALWAIWTERNNLVWKGGNFQPMHMIQWCIKSLEDFQQYHPKATRKKKRPMTKWQCPPRGRLKINIDGAFRADCGTGGIGVVVRDDLGTGIAAIARPFLHAHSAINMEAEACRAGLLLGIHQGWTEIDIESDSALLIAALNSEEDNFSEGLGPNCRAKGRAMPNASNSNIDLQRIHLKV, encoded by the exons CATTATGGAGGGGACTGATGACTGGATGGTAGCAGATCTCATCGATGAAGAGAATAGAGAGTGGTTAGTCGGGTTGTTGAACGAACTATTTACTGAGGGGGAGGTGAGTAAGATTGCGGCCATTCCGTTGAGTCTTCGACAAGCAAGTGATCGTTTGATTTGGCATTTCGATTCTAAAGGGGTGTATAATGTTAAGAGTGGGTATCACACTTTTTTCCACTCTCAAAAAATGGTGCAGAAGGCCTCGACGTCTTCGGCAATCGCTGGGGGTCATCTAAGACGGTATTGGACCAAAATCTGGTACGCCACTGTGCCTCCCAAGGTTAAGATTTTTATTTGGAGGCTTTTGCATGGTGCTATTCCCACCAGGTCAGCACTATCTCAACGTAAAGTACAATTGCATGATCTTAATTGTGTCCTCTGCCAAAGCTCTATTGAAACAGTAAAGCATGTGTTCAAGGATTGTGATGCACTCCAATGTTTTTGGAGATTTAGCCCATTAAAGCTTTGTGCTAGGACCCATGCTGCACCTAGTATTAAAGAATGGATTCTTGATTTGCTGGATGTGTTGACTAGTGAACAGGTAGATTTGTTTTTTATGGCTCTTTGGGCTATCTGGACTGAGAGGAATAATCTAGTATGGAAGGGTGGAAATTTTCAGCCTATGCATATGATTCAATGGTGCATTAAGAGCTTGGAggattttcaacaatatcatcCGAAAGCTactaggaaaaagaaaaggccGATGACCAAATGGCAATGTCCACCTCGTGGAAGACTGAAGATAAATATTGATGGGGCTTTTAGAGCTGATTGTGGGACTGGAGGAATTGGGGTGGTGGTCAGGGATGATTTGGGCACGGGTATTGCCGCTATTGCAAGGCCTTTTCTGCATGCACACTCAGCCATTAATATGGAAGCTGAGGCGTGCAGAGCTGGTCTTCTTCTTggtattcaccaaggttggACGGAAATTGACATTGAGAGCGATTCTGCCCTTCTGATTGCTGCACTCAATTCTGAGGAGGATAATTTCTCGGAG ggtttagggccaAATTGTAGGGCAAAAGGGCGGGCAATGCCAAATGCTAGCAATTCGAATATTGATCTGCAGAGAATTCATCTTAAGGTTTAG
- the LOC133711744 gene encoding uncharacterized protein LOC133711744, producing the protein MTNLAKLDFVALDISGKNYLSWALDAEIHLEAQNLGPTIKEGNSASPQNKAKAMIFLRHHLHQGLKDEYLTIKDPLELWTGLADRFAQQKTVVLPRARYEWTHLRLQDYSSVIDYNSAMFRITSQMNLCGETVTQAMMLEKTFSTFHASNMVLQQQYRERGFTKYSDLISCLLVAEQNNELLMKNHQSRPTGSQPFPEANATFTSGHGNRHGGRHGKAHNRGHRRGQGRQNGQARGGYNQQLGPRNNARITKGNGQMIKTHKNEDSVCLRCGGKGHWARTCRAEDHLVALYKASLKKKHVETNYIDHSDPWDSSEPIDITPLDVSDFFANNGSNFDDMTSGGILDDD; encoded by the coding sequence ATGACGAATTTGGCAAAATTGGATTTTGTCGCCCTTGACATCTCTGGCAAGAACTACCTGTCTTGGGCCCTTGATGCAGAGATTCATCTCGAAGCCCAAAACCTTGGGCCTACAATCAAGGAAGGAAACTCAGCATCCCCGCAGAATAAAGCTAAGGCTATGATTTTTCTGCGCCACCATCTCCATCAGGGATTGAAGGACGAGTACTTAACTATCAAAGACCCACTTGAGCTATGGACAGGTTTGGCAGATAGGTTCGCTCAACAAAAGACTGTTGTGCTCCCTAGAGCACGTTATGAATGGACGCATCTGCGCCTTCAAGATTACAGTTCTGTGATAGATTATAATTCTGCCATGTTCAGGATCACCTCCCAAATGAATCTTTGTGGAGAAACTGTAACTCAGGCCATGATGCTTGAAAAGACCTTCTCCACTTTTCATGCCTCCAATATGGTCTTACAGCAGCAATACAGAGAAAGAGGATTCACCAAATATTCTGATCTCATCTCTTGTCTTTTGGTGGCTGAGCAAAACAATGAGCTCTTAATGAAGAACCATCAGTCTCGCCCTACAGGATCACAACCATTCCCTGAAGCGAATGCTACTTTTACTAGTGGTCATGGCAATAGACATGGTGGAAGGCATGGCAAAGCCCATAACCGTGGTCATAGACGTGGTCAGGGTCGACAAAATGGTCAAGCTCGTGGGGGCTACAACCAGCAGTTGGGCCCAAGAAACAATGCCAGGATTACTAAAGGAAATGGTCAGATGATCAAAACTCATAAAAATGAAGACAGTGTTTGTCTTAGATGTGGTGGTAAAGGCCATTGGGCTCGCACCTGTCGTGCAGAAGACCATTTGGTGGCCCTCTACAAAGCTTCCttgaaaaagaaacatgtgGAGACAAACTACATTGACCACTCTGACCCATGGGATTCATCTGAGCCTATAGACATTACTCCACTCGATGTCTCAGATTTTTTTGCGAACAATGGAAGCAATTTTGATGATATGACCAGTGGTGGAATTCTTGACGACGACTAG